The genomic DNA CCCGTTGAACGTGGCGGCCACGACGATCGGGCCCAGCACGGTGAGGACGACATTGCCGACCGCATAGGGCACAGCGACGCCGAGCACCGGCGTCTGGCTCTCGGCAACGTCACATGCGCCGGTGACGGCGGCATCGACGGTCATGGCACCGGCCAGCGCACCGCAGGTCACCACAGGGTTCATGCGCAGCAGATGATAGGCGACGAGCGTCCCGATCGTCATCGGGACCAGCGTGACGACGGTGCCCATCCCGACCAGCAGCAGGCCGTGCGCCTGGATTGCAGACCAGGCGGCAAGCCCGTTGCCGAGTCCGATCGCCGCGATGAAGCCGCCAAGCCCGAGATCGCTCAAGGTTTGCTGCGCCGCCGGCGGAATGGCGCCGATACCGGGCCTGCGCGTCCGCAGCCAGCCGCAGACGAGCCCCGCGATCAATGCACCGCCACCGCCGCCGAGCGTCAGAGCGACAGTGCCGACCTTGAAGCTGGCAAGTCCGGCCAGCAGGCCCACGGCGATGCCCGCGGCAACGAAGGCGATGTCGGTCCGGTCGCTGGTATTGAGGGCGTGTCCGACCTTCGCCGCGGCCCGCGCGATGTTGCCGGTGCTGCCAACCAACGTCATGACGTCGCCGATATAGACCCGCGTATCGGGACCGAGAGGGACCTCCCGACCCATCCGGGTGAGCGCTCGCAGGAAGACGCCACGCGCATTGTCGCCAAGCCGCTCAACGATGTCCCGGAGCGAGCGGCCGTGCAGGTGGCGACTTTCCACGAGCACCTCGATCACATTGCCCGGCAGGCTGCGCAGCAATTCCCCCGCGTCGATTTCGTCCCCGATGACGGGTTCGGCGGCGACGATCGCAGCGGTTGGACCGGTAATGACGAGGTCGTCGCCGGCCTCGAGCAACGTGTCATGCTGCGGTTTGAGGTCGGCTCCGCGGCGCACGATGCGTTCCACGACCGTGCGGCTGCCGATCTCGCCCTCGATCTCAGCAATGCTACGGCCCGCCCCCGCCGAGACACGATAGGCGCGCGCCTGGAATTTGCGATAGGAAAGGTTTTCCGTCTTCGGCGGCGCGCCGCCGGCGAGCTCGGCTTCGAGCTTCTTCGCCTCCGCCTTCAGATCGATGCCCATCAGCCGGGGGGCAACGAACGGGACGAACAGCAGCGTCAAGATGTAGCCGAGCACGTAGGTCACGGCGTAGCCGGCGGCGATATTGGCTTCCTGCTGCTTCAGCACGTCGGGGGGCAGGCCGAGCTGAGACAACGCGCCCGAGGCCGTCCCGATCACGGAGGACTGGGTCAGCGCGCCGGCAGTCAAGCCTGCTGCCGTCCCGGTATCCAGCGCGAAGAGCCGCGCGAAGATGAGGACAGCGACGAGACCGGTCCCTCCGATTACCAGCGTCAGCACGACCTGCGCCAGGGTCCGCACGCTCAGGGAGGCGAAGAACTCCGGCCCGGAACGGTAGCCAATCGTGAACACGAACAGGCTGAACAGGATCGCCCTGAGGATCGGCGGGAATGAGAAACTCCCGAGCTGGCCGATCAGCACCGCGACGACCAGGATACAGGCGGTGGTCCCGATCGAGAAGCCGCGCACCTTGATCCGGCCGAGGATGGTCCCGATCGCGATGGCGAGCAGCAGGAAGATTTCCGGTGCGGCGGAGATGATCCACCTGACGGTAGCCATGGTCGCAGTTCCCCCGGCGCTTTGGTGCGATTTGATTGGCCGCGCGCGGGACATTGCTTGATCCAGATCAAGCTCCGGCAGGCACGGAGCGATCCCTATGACTTGATGATGCGTTTGCCACAGCCCTCATGACGGACATGAGTACGATGGACGTCGCTGCCGGCGCGATCCGCCGGGACGAGACGATCGAGATCGTGCTGCTGCTCGCCTTCACCGGCGGCTTCATCGACGCTTATACCTGGATCATCCATGGCGTGTTGGCCAATGCGCAGACCGCCAATCTGATCTTCCTCTGGGTCTATGCGATGGCCGGCAATTGGGTGAAGGCCTTGCACTTCGTGCCGCCGATCCTGGCCTTCGCAGTCGGCATCGTGATCGCGGCCTGGCTGCGCCGTGTCGCCGGCCAGCGCGCCGGGGCCATTAGTACCGTCGTCGAGATCGTGCTCTTGATCGCGATCGCCGTTCTGCACAACCGGTTGCCGGACCTCGCGGGAACGCTTGGCATCTCCGTGGTCGCAGCCATGCAATCGGCGATGTTCGCAAGGGTCGAAGGCACTCTTTGCAGCACGGTGATGATTACGGGAAACATGCGTCAAGCCATCGAGAACGTTTTCTCGGTCGTGCATGGCGGTGCACCGCTCGGGACGTTGCGCAAGTCGGCGATCCTTTTTGCGTTGTGTGCGGTTTTCGGTTTCGGCGCGGCCGCCGGCGCATACACGACAAAGATCATTCCTGATCTCGCACTCGGGATTCCCGTGGTCGCGCTGTTGATCGTTCTGTTGCGTTGCGAAGCGACCCCGCAGGAGGTAACCAGATGAGCTCGCCTTCGGAGCCGACGTGGATGCGATTCTTTCCACCGGCTCAGTGGCTTGCAGCATACCGAAGCGAATGGTTGCGGTCCGACGCGATCGCCGGCATCACGCTCGCCGCTTACGCGATCCCGGTCTCGCTCGCCTATGCCGCGCTCGCCGGCTTGCCGCCGCAGATCGGCGTCTACGGCTACATGCTCGGCGGCATCGGCTACGCCTTGCTCGGGACGTCGCGCCAACTCGCGATCGGTCCAACGTCGGCGATTTCCCTGATGATCGCGGGGACCGTGGCCGCGCTCGCAGGGGGCGATGCGGTCCGCTATGCGCAGATCGCGAGCCTTGCGGCGTTTGCCGTGGCGGTGCTGTGCCTCATCGCCTGGCTGTTCAAGCTCAGCGTCCTCGTCCGGCTGGTCAGCGACAGTATTCTGGTCGGCTTCAAGGCGGGGGCGGGGCTCACCATCATCATGAGCCAGTTGCCGAGCCTGCTCGGAGTTGCCGGTGGCGGCCACAATTTCTTCGATCGCGCCGTCAAGCTGGCCGGGCAACTCGGCGGCATTGACCCGCTTGTGCTCGCCATTGGGGCAGTCGCGCTGATGTTGCTGCTACTCGGCGAGCGGCTCCTGCCCGGCAAGCCGGTTGGCATCACCGTCGTCGCGCTCGCGATCCTCCTGGCAACGTTGTTGGGCCTCCCGGCATTGGGTGTGCCCGTTACGGGGAAGATACCGGAAGGGCTGCCAGCGCTGGGAATTCCGACGTTCGGTTTGCTGGAATTCGACGATCTCTTTCCGCTCGCAGCCGGTTGCGTCCTGCTGGCTTATATCGAGGGCGTATCGGCGGCCCGCAGCTTTGCTGCCAAGCACGGCTATCCGCTCGATGTTCGCCAGGAGTTTCTGGGGTTGGGCGCGGCAAACCTCGCCGCTGCGTTCGGCCATGGTTATCCCGTCGCCGGGGGCTTGTCGCAATCAGCCGTCAACGACAACGCGGGAGCGCGGACGCCGCTCGCGCTGGTCATCTGCTCGGTGACGCTCGGGCTGTGCCTGTTGTTCTTCACGGGGCTGCTGACCAATCTGCCCAAGGCGGTGCTCGCGGCAATCGTCTTCGCCGCCGTCTACAGGCTGGTCGACGTTCGTGCACTGCTCCGAATGTGGCGTGTCAGCCGGATCGATTTCCACGCGGCGGCGATCGCGCTGATCTCCGTGCTGCTGCTCGGCATTCTCCAGGGCGTCCTGCTGGCGTCGATCGCGTCGATTTTCCTGCTGCTGGCGCGGGCTTCGCGACCGAACGTCGCGTTCCTGGGCCGGTTGCCGGGCAGCGGCCGCTATTCGGACAGCGCCAGACATGAAGGCGTGGAGCCCATGGAGGGCGTCATCGCATTCCGGCCCGAAGCCTCGCTGCTCTATATCAACGCCGAGACGATCCTGGACACCGTCCTGACGGCGTTGCGGACCTCACCGGCCGTGCGCCTGGTCGCCTGCGACCTCTCGGCCTCACCCTATATCGATCTGGCTGGCGCCCGCATGCTGCGTGATCTCCACGGCGAACTTGCGTCACGCAAGGTGACGTTCTGCATCGTCGGCGCCCACGCGCAGCTGCGCGACCTCCTGCGCGCCGAAGGACTTGCGGACAGGACCGACAGCACCCAGTGGCTGCGGTCGCTCGACAGGCTGCTTGCCGATGATCAGGCAAGGAGCGGGCAAGGAACAACCTGACGCCTCGTATTGCGTCGCGAGCGGCATGGCATCGTCCGTCAGAATGCACGGGACCGTTGACTTGGATCAATGGAACGACCGGCACCGCACTCACGATCCGGCATCACCTTTGCCCTCATGGATCGGGAGAGATACATGTCCAAAGAGCCCAAGGCCGCGCTGAAGCGCATTGACCAGTTCTTCTCCGGACCCGGCGCACGGGCGGACGACTGGCGCGATCTGGTCGAAGCCGCCAAGACCTGGGCTCGGGTCGGCAATCGCGCGGCCTACGACGCGGCGCTGGCCGATCTCTCGGTGACCGAGGAGTTTCACGGCTATCCCGGCCTGCAACTGATGGCAACGCTGCGGGAGGCCGCGTCCGCGGGCGACGGCGCAGCCTCGTTCGCCCTTGCAACGCGGATCGCCCAGGCGCTGGCCACGCGATCTTTTCGCCAGCATGCCGGCGACTGGAGCGCCAAGGACGACGGCAATGGCGATACGCCCGAACTGGTGCCGCCGTCTTTTGGCGCGCACAGCGCGCGTCGCCCCTATTTCGAGACGCTGATCGTCACCGGCCTGTCGCCCGGCCAATGGCCTGCGCTCGCGGCCGAATGGCGCAAGCTGCGGCGCCCGGTCGATGCTTTCATCTATGAACCGGTCATCGTCGGAAGCTTGGAGGACGCCTTCTGCGCGACGATGCTCAATTCCAACATCGGCGCTGTGATCATCAACGAGGGCTTCGGGCTGCGCTCACGCCACGATGCGCCGGTCCTGCGTTCGATCATGGCTGGGGCAGGGCTCAACGATGAAACCGACGCCTCGGCGTTGCGGCTCGCTCAGATCATCAAGCGCGTCAGGCCCGAGCTCGATCTCTACATGATCTCGAATCGCGACGTCGAGGAACTGGCAGGCAATCCGGAGGCGGCCGTGGTGCGCCGCATCTTCTATTCGGTGGAAGAGCTCCTGGAGCTGCACCTGTCGATCCTCGAGGGCATCCAGGATCGATACGACACGCCATTTTTCGACAATCTCAAGAAATACGCGCAGCGCCCGATCGGCACGTTCCACGCGTTGCCGATCGCGCGCGGCAAGTCGATCTTCAAGTCCGACTGGATCCGCGACATGGGCGAGTTCTACGGCCCGAACCTGTTCCTGGCCGAGAGCAGTGCCACCACGGGCGGCCTCGACAGCATGCTCGAGCCGACCGGCAACATCAAGAAGGCGCAGGAGAAGGCGGCGAGGGCGCTCGGCGCCGACCGCGTCTTCTTCGTCACCAATGGCACCTCGACCTCGAACAAGATGGCGGTGCAGGCGCTGCTCGCGCCGGGAGACATCGCGATCGTCGATCGCAACTGCCACAAGTCGCATCACTACGGCATGGTGCTGGCGGGTGCGCAGCCGCTCTATGTCGAAGCCTTCCCGATGACGGAATATTCGATGTACGGTGCGGTACCGCTGAAGACCATCAAGCAGGCGCTCCTGAGCGCAAAGGCCGACGGCCGGCTCGACCGCGTCAAGATGGTCGATCTCACCAATTGCACTTTCGACGGCCACATCTACAACACTCGCCGGGTGATGGAGGAATGTCTCGCCATCAAGCCCGACCTGATCTTCCTGTGGGACGAGGCCTGGTTCGGCTTCGCGCGTTTCTCGCCCTTCCTGCGCCGACGCACCGCCATGGGCGCCGCCAACGAGATCGAGGCGTGGATGCGGGATCCGAAGTCGGTCGCGGCCTATGACAAGCAGCAGGCCGAGCTTGGCAAGACCCCGTCCAACGAGGTGCTGCTCAAGACCCGGCTGATCCCGGATCCGCGACAGATTCGGCTGCGCGTCTACCAGACCAATTCGACCCATAAGTCGATGTCGGCGATCCGCCAGGGCTCGATGCTGTCGGTCAAGGACGTCGAATTCCACACCGTCGAGCAGCAGTTCAAGGAGGCTGTGTTCACCCATGCCTCGACCAGTCCGAACCAGCAGCTGATCGCGAGCCTCGACATCTCGCGGCGGCAGATGGAGCTCGAAGGCTATGGCCTAGTCGCCAATGCCATCGAGATTGCGTTCGCGATCCGCCAGGCGGTCAACAACAATCCGCTGATCTCGAAATACTTCCGCATTCTCGGCGCCGACGCCATGGTGCCGGCGCAATACCGCCAGAGCGGCTTCACCGATTTTCTGGCACCCGGCGTCAATTGGGCGAATACGCTCAAGAGCCTGGACGAGGACGAGTTCTGCCTCGATCCGACCCGCATGACGCTGGTGTGCGGCACGGCCGGCTATGACGGGACGCAGTTCAAGGGCATTCTCGCCAACGATTACAACATCCAGGTCAACAAGACTTCTCGCAACTCGGTCCTGGTCCAGTCCAACATCAACAACACCCGCAGTGACGTCGCGCATCTCATCCGCGTGCTCGCCGAGATCGCGGGCGAGATCGACCGCGGCCTTACCCAGGGCGGTGCCAATGCCAGGAAGACGTTCGAAGCTCGGGTCACGAGCCTGATGAAAGATGTGCCGGATCTGCCGAACTTCTCGCATTTCCACCCGAGCTTCCGCGGCGATGCCGGCACCAAGACCAACGAGGGCGATATTCGCACCGGCTTCTATGCGGCCTACGACGCCGCGGGCTGCGAGCACATCCGCCTCAGCGATCCCGAGATCGACCGGCGGCTGAAGGCCGGCCCCGAACTCGTCTCCGCCAACTTCGTGATCCCGTATCCGCCGGGCTTCCCGATCATGGTGCCGGGCCAAGTGATCACTCAGGAGACCATCGACTTCATGCGCAAGCTCGATGTGAAGGAGATCCATGGCTATGACGCCAAGGAAGGGTTGAAGCTCGTGCGCAGCGAAGCTTTGGCGAAGCTCGGCCGGCCGAAGGCCGACGCGAAGCCAAAGCTCAAGGCCGCATCTTAGCGCTTGGAGGGGACCATGCAGGCATTTTTCGAGTTTCTGCGGCAGTATCCGTATCTGCTGCTGTTCTTTGTCGTCGGTCTCGCCGTCTACATCGGCCGGGCCAGCATCAAGGGTTATGGCCTCGGCATGGTTGCCGGAGCCATCGTGGTCGGGGCGGGCCTGTCGGTTTGGGCCTCGACTTACGGCGTGAAGCTCGAGCTGAACAACTTCGCCAAGAGCCTGTTTTACTATCTGTTCATGTACGGCGTGGGCTTGCGCGTCGGCCCCTCCTTTATCAACAGCCTGAAGGGCGATGGCCTCAAGTTCTGCATCCTCGCCCTCGTATCGAGCGTGCTCGGCCTGGCGCTTGTAGTCATCGGCGCAAAGCTGTTTGCGCTTCCGCCCGGTGCTGCCGGCGGCATGCTGGCGGGTTCCCAGACCATGTCGGCGGCGATCGGCTCCGCCGAGCAGGCCGTTACGTCCGGCGTCGTAAAGCTGCCCGCTGGCATGAAGCCTGAGGACGCATCCGGCATGATCGCGCTGTCCTACGGCATCACCTATATCTGGGGCACCGTCGGCATCATCCTGATCTGCAAATATCTGCCGCGCTGGTGGGGCGTCGACGCCAAGGCCGCCGCGAAGCAGTACGAGCAGGAGTTCGGCGTCAAGGATCTCGAAGGTGGCGGCCTGACCGGCTATCGCCAGTTCGGCCTGCGCGCGTACCGGCTAGAGAACCCGGCAACCGTCGGGATGAGCATCGCAAAATTCCGGACGGTCAATCCCGAGTACCGGATCGTCAATGTGGGGCGGAACGGTGAGCCCCAAGGCGCCGATCCCGACTTCGTGCTGCAAAAGGGCGATATCGTCGCCCTTGGCGGATCGACCGAGCACCTCACGGAAAAGATGGGCATTATCGGCCCTGAGGTCGCTGACGCCAAGACGCTCGGCATTCCCATGGACCAGGCGGACATCCTCGTCATCAACAAGGACATGGTGGGGCGGACGTTCGAGTCCTTCCGCGACACGGCGATCGCCGGCCAGCTGCAGGTCACCAAGGTCGAACGCGGTGGTGTGCAGATTCCGGCTGGTCTCAAGACCAAGCTGGAACGCATGGACATCGTCTCGGTGGTCGGCTTGAAGTCGGCCGTCAACGAGCTCGGGGAGATGTGGGGCCGCATCGCGCGCGCCAATACGTCGACCGATCTTTTGACCCTGTCCGTCGGCATGATCATCGGCTTCCTGATCGGCATGATCGAATTTCCGGCTTTCGGCGCCAAGGTCGGCCTAGGCAACGCAGGCGGTTTGCTCCTCTCGGGCGTGATCGTGTCCTCGGTCGTGTCGCGGCTGCGCTTCTTCGGCAACACGCCGAATGCGGCACGCAACGTCCTCGAGGATCTCGGCCTCGTCGTCTTCGTCGCCATCGTCGGGGTCAATGCGGGCGCAGGATTGTTGTCGCAGTTGACGGGCGCCATCGCCTTGAAGATCTTTATCGTCGGCTTCATCGCCTGCACCATCCCGCCGTTCATCGTCTGGGCGATCGGTTTCCACGTCTTCAAGATCAACCCGGCCGTCTTGATGGGCGGCGTTGCCGGCGCGCGATCGCATTCCGGTCCGTGCCGCGAAGCCGCGGTCGAGATCCAGAGCTCGGTGCCATGGATCGGATTCCCGGTCGGCTATGCCGTCTCGGGCATCCTCCTGACGATCTTCGGCTACTTCGCGATGCTCCTGGCGCAATGATGAAAAGGGAAAACAGCCTCATGAGAAAAGTCAGCTTCGGTGCGGTTGCGGCCGCCATGCTCGTAACGGCCATCACCGTGAGTACGCCGGCGCGTGCCGATACCGGCCAGGTCGCGGTCGTCTTCACCAAAGGCGGTTTCATCGTCGGCGTTGGCGGAGGGGAAGGCGTGCTGCTCTACAGGGGCAAGAAGTATCCGTTCACCGTCTCCGGCATGAGCGTCGGCCTCACGGTCGGCGCCTCGACGACGAAGTTCGTCGGCAAGGCCATCGGTCTGAAGGGGCCCGCGTCGATCGAAGGATCGTATGCGGTTGGAGGCGCTGGCGGTGCGGTCGCGGCCGGCGCGGGCGCGGTTCAACTTCAGAACGCCAATGGCGTGATCCTTCAGCTCAGCGGACCCAGGGTCGGCGCGGAAGTGTCGGCCGCGGTTGGCGGCGTCACGATAAAGCTCAAATAGTCCGAGCCGGAGGTCGCAAACAGAACGGGCTGCGTCGTCGCAGCCCGTTTCGTATTTCATCATGCTGGGTTTCAGTAACGCTCTTCCACGAACTTGAGACCGCGCAGGCTTGCCTGGTCGTTGTAGCGTCCCTTGTGAGACCGCGGCGGCAGCTTGACCTTGTCCCGCTTGACTTTCTTGTAGGGGATCGTCCTCAAGACGTGCGAGATGCCGTTGAGCCGCGCGCGGCGCTTGTCGTCGGAGCGGATCAATCGCCACGGCGCATGCTTGGTGTCGGTCGCCTCGAACATCATGTCGCGCGCGCGCGAATAATCGTACCAGCGCCCGAACGATTCGGTGTCCATCGGGCTCAGCTTCCATTGCCGCAGCGGGTCCTCGATCCGTGCCATGAAGCGGCGTTCCTGCTCCTCCATCCCGACCTCCAGCCAGAGCTTGATCAGGATGATGCCGGCGTCGACGGCGAATTTCTCCACCAGCGGGCACAATTCCAGGAAACGCTTGTGCTCGGTCGGCGAGCAGAAGCCCATGACGTATTCGACCCCGGCGCGATTGTACCAACTGCGATCAAAGATCACGATCTCGCCGCCGGCGGGAAATTGCTCGATATAGCGTTGCATGAACAGCTGGGACTTCTGCCGGTCGGAGGGGGCGGGCAGGGCGCAGACACGGAAGACGCGCGGAGACACCTTCTCGGTCAGGGCCTTGATGGTGCCGCCCTTGCCGGCGGCGTCGCGCCCCTCGAAAATGATGATCACTTTCAGCTTCTGGACCTTGACCCATTCCTGCAAGTGACAGAGCTCGACCTGGAGTTTGCCGAGCTCCTTCTCGTAGTCCTTGCGCTTCATCCGCTCCGCAGGCGCGTCCTTGGCCATGCCGTTGCCTCCTGTTGCGCGTCATTCGTCCCAGGAGATGGTCACGCCGATATCGCCGGGCACGCCGCCGGGAAAATCGATGACCTGGTAGGAAATGCGATAGCCGCGCGGCTTGAGATAGTTGACCCACAGCTGGAATATTTCCTTGGGAATTCCGGTCAGGGTGTTCTCCCAGCCTTTTTCCATCTGATTGATGGCGCGGCCCTTGTCCGTGCAGAGCGAGTTGGGGAAGCGATAGACCAGCACTTCGGTCAGGCCATTTCGCACCGCACGCTTGATGATGGTGGAGGCGAGCTGGATCTTCTCCTCCTCGCTCTTGCCCGAGGGCTTGCTCAGACGCTCGATCAGAGCGCGCTTCTCCGCATCGGCCGCCGCAGCGAGGCGGACATATTCGTCAGCCTTCTCCGCCTCCTTGAGAGCGGCTTCTTGTCGAATCTGGGCGGCGTTGGGGATGAGATCGTCGAGACCCGGCATGGCTGGCGGCTCCTGATGATTATCCAATCAGCATCGGGAAGACGCTAGGTCGGGCGAAAGGCGTTCCCTTGATTCAAATCAAGCAAACAGCGAGACTACCTGAACAGGGTGCCAGAAGTGCCGTTTCACTGACCGGGAGAGACGTTTGAGCGATCAGCTTCACCCGATGGCTCCGCACCATTTGCCGTTTTATCTCGCGCCGGGAAGCGGGACCGATACGCTCATGGTCGTCATGGGAGTTTTCCTGATCGGTACCGTGCTCTGGGTCGGTACGCTCTATTGGAAGCTGCACAGCCTGCCGGAGCGCATGGCGCACAAATCGCAGAAGCTGCAATTCGAGTTCGTTGCCGTGCTCGGTCTGATCTCGCTGTTCACGCACATGCATATCTTTTGGATTGCGGGCCTCCTGCTCGCGATGATCGATCTGCCCGATTTTGGCACGCCGCTGCGCAGCATTGCCGGCTCTGTCGAGAGGATCGCGGACGCCACGCCGGCCGGCGAGGACGTTGAGCCGGAGAGGGAAGCGGTGACCACGCCGCCTCCGGCAGACAAGCCGGCGCCGGCTAAGGACAGGGAGCCCGGCCATGCTTGAGCTCCTGATCTGCTCCCTCGTCACGATCCTGCCGGACTACCTCTACCGCCGCTATGCTCAGGGCAAGCGCTTCGGCAAGGAGATCACCTTCTTCTCGATCTGGTACGAGCTGCGCTGGGGCATCACAAGCTGTCTGATGCTGACGGTGTCGCTGATCACCATGATCTTCTACTTCCATCCGGCGACGTCGTCGGCGACGCTGTATTTCCGCACAGTCCCGGTCATGCCCGTGGGCGTGGCCGGACGTGTGGCCGAGGTGAATGTCGGCTTCAGCGCGGCGGTGAAGAAGGGCGATGTGCTGTTCCGGCTGGACAGCGCGAAGCAGGAAGCCGCGCTCGAAACCGCAAGGCGTAAGGTTGCTGAAATTGATGCGGGCCTGCAGACCGCCCAGGCCGAAGTCGTCAAGGCTGATGCGCAGATCGGCGAGGCCAAGGCGAACTATCAGCAGGCCAAGGACGAGCTCGAGGTCAAGAGCGAGCTGCAGCGCCGCAATCCCGGCATCGTTCCCCAACGGGACATCGACAAGCTCCAGGTGCTGGTCGATCAGCGCCAGTCCGGCATTGATGCGGCGAACGCCGCAAGACAAGCGGCGTCATTGCAGGTCTCCACCTCCCTGCCGGCGCAGAAGGCCAGCGCCGAGGCCGCGGTGGCGGAGGCGCAGGTGCTTCTGGATCAGACCATCATCCGTGCCGGGGTCGACGGCCGGGTCGAGCAATTTCTGCTCCGCGTCGGCGACGTGGTCAATCAACTGTTGCGGCCTGCGGGAGTGCTTATCCCGGATGGCGCCGGCAGAAAGGCGCTGCAGGCCGGGTTTGGGCAGATTGAAGCACAGGTCATGAAGGAAGGCATGGTGGCTGAAGCGACCTGCATCTCCAAGCCATGGGTCATTATCCCGATGGTGATCACGTCGGTGCAGGACTATATCGCCGCCGGACAATTCCAGGGCGGGCAGCAGCTGCTCGAGGCGCAGAATGCCGTGAAGCCCGGGACAATTCTCGTGTTCCTGGAGCCGCTCTACAAGGGCGGTCTCGACGGTGTCACGCCCGGCAGCAGCTGCATCGTCAATGCCTATACCAGCAATCATGAGGAGATCTCCGCCAAGGACACCCCGACCAGCCGCAAGATTGCGCTGCACGTCGTCGACGGCGTCGGCCTCGTCCACGCGCTGCTGCTGCGTATCCAGGCTTTGCTGTTGCCGATCCAGACGCTGGTCTTGAGCGGGCATTGAAGGGGATGCATCGCACTTTCGAGCCTGTCCGCGCGCCGCATCACCCGCTAGAATTGCCTGGAAAGCAGCCGTCGGAAGCTGCGGTAATGGAGTGAAGCGGGCGCATGCGCGGTGTTTCCGTCAGGCCGTGGCCAGCCGTGGCCGCACTGCTGTGTCTCGGCCTGTTCGTCGCCATGAGCCTGCTGTCCTGGCGCGCGGAAGCGGGCGAGCGAAGCCGGCGCGGCGAGCTCAAGCGCGTGCTGGTGTTGCACTCTTTCGGCCGCGAGTTTCGGCCATGGAGCGAATATGCCCGCGACATCAAGAACGAGCTCGAGCGACAGTCGCTCTGGCCGCTCGACATCCAGGAGCACGCCCTGCTCACAGCGCGCTTCAACAATCCTGGTCCTGAGGCGCCATTCGTCGAATATCTGCACTCGCTGTACCAGGGCGCGACGCCCGACGTGGTGTTGAGCATCGGCGCGCCTGCCGCCCGTTTTGCGCAGAGATACCGTGCAAGACTGTTCCCAGATACGCCGCTCATTCTCACCGCGGTCGAGAGTCGGCTGATTGATCGCGCAGGTCTCAGCTCCAACGATGTGGTCGTGGCAGTTCGCAACGATTTTATGGCGGCATTCGAGAACATCCTGCAGCTTCTGCCGGGCACCAAGTCCGTTGCCGTCGTGGTGGGCGCCTCGCCACTCGAGAAGTTCTGGGTCGAGGAGGTCAAGCGGGAGCTGAAACCTCTCGACGGGCGAGTCGAGCTGGTCTGGTATTCGGATCTGTCATTCGAGGAGGTCCTGAGGCGCGCATCGAAGCTCCCGCCGGAGACCGTGCTGTTCTGGGGGCTGATGTCGGTCGATGCGGCCGGCGTCGTCCACGAGAGCGACATTGCCCTGCGCAGCCTTCATGCAGTCGCGAATGCTCCGATCTTCTCCTACCAGGAGCCTTTTTTCGGTGACGGTCCCGTCGGAGGACCGATGCATTTGATCGCGGAAACGACTTCAAGGACTGTTCGCGCCGCGATCGGCATCCTCGGCGGCGCCAAACCGGAGAGCGTCAACTATGAGCCTATCGGCTTCGCAGCGCCCCGATACGACTGGCGGGAATTGAAGCGCTGGGGCATCAGCGAGAGCCGTTTGCCTCCTGACAGCCAGATCCTGTTTCGCGAGCCGAACATCTGGGAGCGTTATCGCTGGGAGATGTTGATGATCGCTGCTGCGTTCCTCGTGCAGGGCGGTCTCATCAGCGGGCTGCTGCACGAGCGGCGGCGGCGGCGCCTTGCCGAGGTCGAATCGCGCCAGCGTCTCGCCGAGCTCGCTCACGCCAATCGCTATTCCGCCGTCGGCGAGTTGACCACGTC from Bradyrhizobium sp. CCBAU 53351 includes the following:
- a CDS encoding ATP-binding protein, with product MRGVSVRPWPAVAALLCLGLFVAMSLLSWRAEAGERSRRGELKRVLVLHSFGREFRPWSEYARDIKNELERQSLWPLDIQEHALLTARFNNPGPEAPFVEYLHSLYQGATPDVVLSIGAPAARFAQRYRARLFPDTPLILTAVESRLIDRAGLSSNDVVVAVRNDFMAAFENILQLLPGTKSVAVVVGASPLEKFWVEEVKRELKPLDGRVELVWYSDLSFEEVLRRASKLPPETVLFWGLMSVDAAGVVHESDIALRSLHAVANAPIFSYQEPFFGDGPVGGPMHLIAETTSRTVRAAIGILGGAKPESVNYEPIGFAAPRYDWRELKRWGISESRLPPDSQILFREPNIWERYRWEMLMIAAAFLVQGGLISGLLHERRRRRLAEVESRQRLAELAHANRYSAVGELTTSIAHELNQPLGSILTNAETAELMLSAKAPDINEVRQILADIRRDDQRASEVIRRLRSILKRTPFEIKDTELNGTVREALDLLKAVADGRRVALTYAPVLTDLHVKGDPVQLQQVILNLVINAMDAVSDAGAGRREISVSTLRAGNQAEIRIADTGPGIAPADLAQVFDPFFTTKPQGMGMGLAIVKTIIEAHHGEIVAANRAAGGALFTMRLPIAG